The following proteins come from a genomic window of Halorussus halophilus:
- a CDS encoding sensor histidine kinase, translating to MTLGGGLLVVSASYLFVGGDFSWTALVGASIPIGISLLVVALGLWLRTTELPSALLDVVFLWSLAGGIVMGLLTGWVALLQSVQGQSMLQPASIVLTKISVGVLGGGLLGVYHSHLRYRTEQLAEQRNRLDEFAGIVSHDLRNPLNVAQGHLNLARETGDDDHFEAIEGAHDRMERLVEEVLALSRGGDTVADREPVDIGQVAREAWGTVETGAMDLRVETDRTVVADGRRLRALFENLFRNSVEHGATNETVEDGATTAPSGGEVVVTVSDSRLVVEDDGPGIPPEEREIIFEGGYSTEPDGTGFGLSIVRRIAVAHDWRIYVDESQAGGARFEFVGFDE from the coding sequence GTGACTCTCGGCGGGGGGCTACTGGTCGTCTCTGCGAGTTATCTGTTCGTCGGTGGCGACTTTTCGTGGACGGCCCTGGTCGGCGCGAGCATTCCCATCGGAATCTCACTGCTGGTCGTCGCACTCGGTCTCTGGCTCCGCACGACCGAACTCCCGAGCGCACTTCTCGACGTGGTCTTCCTCTGGAGTCTCGCGGGCGGTATCGTCATGGGACTGTTGACCGGCTGGGTCGCACTCTTGCAGTCCGTACAGGGCCAGTCGATGTTGCAGCCTGCGTCTATCGTGCTGACGAAAATCTCGGTCGGCGTTCTCGGTGGGGGCCTACTCGGCGTGTATCACAGCCACCTTCGATACCGAACGGAGCAGTTGGCCGAGCAACGGAATCGACTGGACGAGTTCGCAGGCATCGTCTCCCACGACCTTCGCAACCCGCTGAACGTCGCACAGGGTCATCTCAATCTCGCCCGCGAGACGGGCGACGACGACCACTTCGAAGCTATCGAGGGTGCCCACGACCGAATGGAGCGACTGGTCGAGGAAGTTCTGGCGCTCTCGCGCGGCGGCGACACCGTCGCGGACCGAGAGCCAGTCGATATCGGGCAGGTCGCCCGCGAAGCGTGGGGGACGGTCGAGACGGGTGCGATGGACCTGCGGGTCGAAACCGACCGAACCGTCGTCGCCGACGGGCGACGACTCCGCGCGCTGTTCGAGAACCTGTTCCGGAACTCAGTGGAACACGGCGCGACGAACGAAACTGTCGAAGACGGAGCGACGACCGCGCCGTCTGGCGGCGAAGTCGTCGTCACCGTGAGCGACAGCCGACTCGTCGTGGAGGACGACGGGCCGGGCATCCCGCCAGAAGAGCGCGAGATTATCTTCGAAGGCGGCTACTCGACCGAACCGGACGGCACTGGGTTCGGACTCTCTATCGTCCGGCGAATCGCGGTCGCACACGACTGGCGGATTTACGTGGACGAGAGCCAAGCGGGCGGTGCCCGCTTCGAGTTCGTCGGCTTCGACGAGTAA